Within Myxococcota bacterium, the genomic segment CGCAGAAGATCGACGCGGCGCAGACCAACCGCGCGCTCCTCCTGTCCGACGGCGCGGTCGTCGACTCGAAACCCCAGCTCGAGATCTACGCCGACGACGTGAAGTGCAGTCACGGCGCGAGCGTCGGTCAGCTCGATCCGGATCAGCTGTTCTACCTGCGCGCGCGCGGCCTCGACGCCGCCAGCGCACGCGCGCTGCTCACCTGGGCGTTCGCGAGCGAGGTGCTCGAGCGACTCCCGCTGCCGGCGCTGCGCGACTCGCTCGAAGCCACGCTGCTGGCGTGGCTCGGAGGCGCGCCGTGAAGCTCGACGCCGAGAAGATCGCCCGCGACTTCCCGATCCTCGAGCGCCGCGTGCACGGCAAGCCGCTCGTGTATCTCGACAGCGCCGCCTCGAGCCAGAAGCCGCTCGCGGTGATCGACGCGGTCTCGAACTACTACCGCACGACTCACTCGAACGTGCACCGCGGCGTGCACACGCTGTCCGAGGAGGCCACGGCCGCTTACGAAGCCGCGCGCGAGTCGGTGCGCGGGTTCCTGGGCGCGGCCTCTGCGCGCGAGCTGATCTT encodes:
- a CDS encoding aminotransferase class V-fold PLP-dependent enzyme; this translates as MKLDAEKIARDFPILERRVHGKPLVYLDSAASSQKPLAVIDAVSNYYRTTHSNVHRGVHTLSEEATAAYEAARESVRGFLGAASARELIFVRGTTEGINLVSQAWARPRLRPGDEVLITELEHHSNLVPWQMVCGQTGASLVVAPIDDRGDVIV